From the Chryseobacterium sp. G0201 genome, the window CTTTAAAGTTATTTCATGCTTCCAATGTAAAATTAGTTGACCGCTATGGTTTGGCGTATCAATATATCATGTCTCAAAATCTTGATCAGAAAATTGATGAAAAATTTACTGTTTTAAGCAACTTTAATGACATGGCAATAAGTGGTTTTGAAACAGGAAGTCTCTTCAATTATTCAGCCGACAAAATGGGTTATGAAAAATTCAATACTCTACTAAAAAATTATATAGCTGAAAATACCGATAAGCAAATTTATCCAAAGGATTTCTTAAAAAAGCTTTCTCAAGAAGATAAAACAACAAATTATCTGACTGATTTCCTTGAACATAAAAACAGAGTTAATTTTAAATTACAAAGATTTAAAAAAGAAGATGATTCTTTAAATATCAAAATATACAGAAATACACTTTCTTCAATTCCCGTTAAATTAGAAACTGAAACAAAGGAAAAAGAGAAAAAAGAATATTGGATAGAAACTGATGAAAACGAAAAGACAAAAATGTTTTCTATTCCCGCTTTAGATATTTACAAGATCACTTTAAACAACGACTTTATTTTTCCGGAATCGAAGTATAGAGATAATTTTCTTTATGCTAAAGGTTTCTTTTCAAACACGAAAAGAATCAAATTAAAACTGATAAAAGATATTCCAAATCCGGAATTCAACGAAATTTATGTAAGTCCGAGAATACGCTTTAATAATACGTATGATAAATTTTTGATAGGATTTAATTTTAAAAATCAATCTTTTTTTGATCAGAAGTTTTTGTATTCCGTAACTCCTACTTATAGCACAGGAACAGGAAAACTGACTGGTTCAGGATCTGTTTCCTATTCTTTTTTACCTGCCGAAAGTATTATCAGAAGTTTAACCTTTGGAGTTTCCGGATCTTACTTTCATTATGATTATGATCTGGCTTACAGAAAGGCATCTATTTTTTCTAATATAAATTTCAGGAAAAATCCTAGAAGTACGGTAAGCAGAGGAATTGGTATTTCTTATAATTATTTTGAACGTGATCTAAGCCCGGCAATGATCGCTAAACGTGATTACGATAAGTATAATCTTTGGAGTGTTGGCTACGGATATTCCGACAGTCAGATGATCCACGAAAAAAGTTTAAGCGTAAGTACACAAGGGATGGAAGATTTCCACAAGATCACCGCCGAAGCTTTTTACAGATGGGAATTTGCTCCAAAACAAAAATTAAGTGTAAGATTATTCGGAGGCTATTTCCTGAGAAATGAAACCAGAAATAATACCTTCAATTATGGTATTTCCAGAGTTTCAGATTATTCATTTTCCTATAATCTTTTAGGACAAAGTGCAAGCAGCGGAATCTTGTCACAGCAGTTTATTTTGGCTGATGGTGGTTTCAAATCATTCATTCCGGGAAGTGTTAACAAATGGATCACTTCTGTGAATGTAGATTCAAGTGTCTGGAAGATATTCCATGTATATGCTGATGCAGGTGTTTATAAAAATAAAGATCAACCTACACAATTTATTTGGGACACAGGCGTAAAAGTAAGAGTAATTCCTGATTTTCTGGAAGTGTACTTCCCTATTCAGTCTTCTTTGGGATTTGAGCCTTCATTTAAAGATTACGCAAAACGTATAAGATATACATTGATTCTTAACTTAGGATCGATCATCAATGCGGCAAGAAGAGGATGGTATTAAAAAAAACAGCTACAAATAGCAGCTGTTTTTATGTACAAAAATTATTTAAATTTAATCTTTTAATATTTTCTGAGAAACAGGTTCATTATCAATTGTTCCTGTGACAATATA encodes:
- a CDS encoding aminopeptidase, with the protein product MKNVISICLVLFLGVVEVSAQKDSIYIEAKLSSDKKTLNINQEIVYYNNSEKDLDTVKLLNWVSAYKKRGTSLVYRKLEDRNNDLHFAKPEEQGKLLSLNIKSSDNQEISVNNISEENLFLPLTKALKPGESVKLQLQYQMQLPDKKFTGYGTSDKNIALKYFFIVPDHFDPDNISQRNYHDIEESISFNTYWTINFDIPVNYFIESNLQQIQMNSFKGYLDSDPEFLISQNEFPSIKITTSDINTEVKFGYNLKPEEKQNLEFYLPLHLKFIKEKTGSVPEKIFISDKFRDKEDFFGNNDITFWKFKFRLFTEAEKTDMDYFGIIAKKVLDESIITDKLDNHWFKNGLKSYLEIQYLNKFYPETKLLGTLPETKVFGVKPLKLFHASNVKLVDRYGLAYQYIMSQNLDQKIDEKFTVLSNFNDMAISGFETGSLFNYSADKMGYEKFNTLLKNYIAENTDKQIYPKDFLKKLSQEDKTTNYLTDFLEHKNRVNFKLQRFKKEDDSLNIKIYRNTLSSIPVKLETETKEKEKKEYWIETDENEKTKMFSIPALDIYKITLNNDFIFPESKYRDNFLYAKGFFSNTKRIKLKLIKDIPNPEFNEIYVSPRIRFNNTYDKFLIGFNFKNQSFFDQKFLYSVTPTYSTGTGKLTGSGSVSYSFLPAESIIRSLTFGVSGSYFHYDYDLAYRKASIFSNINFRKNPRSTVSRGIGISYNYFERDLSPAMIAKRDYDKYNLWSVGYGYSDSQMIHEKSLSVSTQGMEDFHKITAEAFYRWEFAPKQKLSVRLFGGYFLRNETRNNTFNYGISRVSDYSFSYNLLGQSASSGILSQQFILADGGFKSFIPGSVNKWITSVNVDSSVWKIFHVYADAGVYKNKDQPTQFIWDTGVKVRVIPDFLEVYFPIQSSLGFEPSFKDYAKRIRYTLILNLGSIINAARRGWY